The Cellulosimicrobium cellulans genome contains the following window.
GGGCCATGGCCCGCGACCGGGACCAGAGCGCGGCGCTCGCCCGCGCGGCCGAGCGCACCCGCATCGCCCGCGAGATGCACGACGTCGTCGCCCACAGCGTCTCGGTGATGGTCGCGCTGTCCGACGGCGCGGGCGCCGCGCTCGACCGCGCCCCCGACCGCTCGCGCGAGGCCCTGCGGGAGCTCTCCCGGACGGGGCGCGAGGCGCTGACCGACATGCAGCGCGTTCTCGGCGCGCTCGACCCCGGCGACGAGGAGCCCGTGGCGCCGGACGGGCGGCCGGAGCCGACGGCGACGGACCTCGCGGCGGTCGTCGCGCGCTTCCGCGCCGCGGGCGTGCCCGTGACGGCGACCGGCCTCGACGTCCCGCTCCCGGACGACACGTCGCTCCGGCTCGCGGTGGTGCGGGTCGTGCAGGAGGCGCTGACGAACGTCCTGAGGCACGCGCCCGGGACGCCGACGGCGGAGGTCGAGGTCCGGCGCGGCGCGGACGTCGTCGAGGTCGAGGTCCGCGACGCCGGTGGCACCCGACCCGGCGCGGGCGGCGGGACCGGCCGCGGCATCCTCGGCATGCGCGAGCGCGCCGCCCTGCTCGGCGGCAGCGTCGAGGCCGGCCCCCGCCCCGACGGCGGGTGGGTCGTGCACGTCGCCCTTCCGTGGCCCGGGCCCCGGGACGAGCCGCGCGACCCGCCGCACGACGAGGACGAGGGAGGGCTCCCGTGACGACCGTGCTGCTCGTGGACGACCAGGCGCTCCTACGGATGGGCTTCCGGCTGGTGATCGAGTCGGAGCCCGACCTCGAGGTGGTCGGCGAGGCGTCCGACGGCCGGGTCGCGCTCGACCAGGTCGCGGCGCTCGCGCCCGACGTCGTCGTCATGGACGTCCGGATGCCCGGGATGGACGGCATCGAGGCGACCCGCCGCGTCGTCGCGGAGCACCCCGGGACGCGCGTGCTCGTGCTGACCACGTTCGACGTCGACGAGTACGCGTTCGCGGCGCTGCGCTCCGGCGCGAGCGGCTTCCTGCTGAAGAGCGCCCGCCCGCACGACCTCGTCGAGGCGATCCGCACCGTCGCCGCGGGGAGCTCTGTGGTCGCGCCCCGGGTGCTGCGCCGCATGCTCGACCTCTTCGCCCCGCACCTGCCCGCCGGAGAGCAGCCGGCGAACGACGGCCTCGACCCGCGCCTGCGGTCGCTCACGCCTCGCGAGCTCGACGTGCTGCGGCGCGTGGCCGAGGGCCTGTCCAACGCCGAGATCGCCGAGCGCCTCGTGCTGTCGTCGACGACGGTCAAGACGCACGTGGGCAACCTCCTCGCCAAGCTCGGGGTCCGGGACCGCGTCCAGGCCGTGATCGTCGCCTACGAGAGCGGGCTGGTCGGGTCGAGGTCCTGACCCGGCGCTCCCGGCCGTGCCCGGTGCGCCGCGTTCACCCCCGCCGGGTGAGGCTCGGCCCCGGGTCCGCTGCGACGGTGGTGACGAGCGCCGGAGAGGAGCCCACGATGACGGCTGCGCAGATCCCCCGACAGCAGGTCCCTCCCGCCACGGGCCCGTGGCACACCGCCTCGACGGAGGCCGTGTGCGCGGCGCTCGACGTCGACCCGGCGGTCGGGCTGACGACGGCGCAGGTCGGCGAGCGGCGCGCCCGGTACGGGCCCAACGCGCTCGCGGAGGAGCGCAAGGAGAAGCCGTGGCAGGCGTTCCTGCGCCAGTACCGGGACCTCATGCAGCTCGTCCTCGTCGGGGCTGCGGTCGTGAGCATCATCGCGCTGGGCGACGTCACGACGGGCGTCGTCGTCCTCGGTCTCACCGTGCTCAACGCCCTCATGGGCCTGCACCAGGAGGGCAAGGCCGCCCAGAGCGTCGCGGCGCTGCAGCAGATGCTCGTCATGACGGCCACCGTGCGCCGCGACGGGCGGCAGGAGCAGGTGCCCGCGGAGGAGCTCGTGCCGGGCGACGTCGTCGGCTTCGAGGCGGGGAGCAAGATCCCCGCGGACGGGCGGCTGCTCGTCGCGGCGTCGCTGGAGATCGAGGAGGCCGGCCTGACCGGCGAGAGCACCCCGGTCGCCAAGGGCGTCGAGACGGTCGTCGCGGACGACGCCCCGCTCGGCGACCGCACCGACATGGCGTACATGAACTCGCAGGTGACGCGCGGGCGCGGCGAGATGGTCGTCACGGCTACCGGCATGACGACCGAGGTGGGCCGCATCTCCGGGATGCTCAGCGGCGTCGAGCAGGACAAGACGCCGCTCACGCGCCAGCTCGACCGCATCACCGTGATCATCACGGTCATGGCGGCGATCGCCCTCGTCGTCGTGGTGGTCCTGGGCCTGGTGCGCGGCGAGGACTTCGACAGCCTCTTCGTGGTCGGGATCAGCCTCGCGATCGCCGCGATCCCGACGGGGCTCCCCGCCGTGGTGACGATGCTGCTGTCGCTCGGCACGCGCCGGCTCGCCGAGGAGGGCGCGATCGTCAAGCGCCTCAAGTCGGTCGAGACGCTCGGGTCGACGTCCGCCATCTGCTCGGACAAGACCGGGACCCTCACGCTCAACCAGATGACGGCGCGCCGCCTCGTCCTCGCGGGCCGCCGGTTCTCGGTCGACGGCGAGGGCTACTCCACGACCGGCCGCATCCTGGCGGCCGCGGGCTCGACGGACGTCCCGCTCGAGCCCGTCGCGCTGCCCCTGGCGCTCGCGAGCGACGCCGTCGTGCGCGACGGCGAGTGCATCGGCGACCCCACCGAGGGGGCCGTCGTCGTCCTGGCCGCGAAGGCGGGCCTCGACGTCGAGGAGACGCGGGCCGAGCACCCCCGCGTCGCGGAGGTCCCGTTCGACGCGGCGTACAAGTTCATGGCGACGTTCCACGACATCGACGGCGTGCTCACGTGCTTCGTCAAGGGCGCCCCGGACGTGCTGCTCGCCCGGTCGAGCCGCTACCTCACCGCCGACGGCGGGACGGCGCCGCTCGACGACGACGCGCGGGCGCGCGTCGTGGCCGAGAACGACGCGCTCGCGGGCGAGGGCATGCGCGTGCTCGCGGTCGCGCGGCGGACCGTCGGCGGGGACGAGCTGTCCGGGGAGCTCCTCGACGCGGTGCGCGACCTCGAGCTGGTCGCGCTCGTCGGCATCGTCGACCCGCCGCGGCGGGAGGCGCGCGACGCCATCGCGGAGTGCCGCGACGCCGGCATCCGCGTCCGGATGATCACGGGCGACCACGTCACCACCGCGGCGGCGATCGCCGGGCAGCTCGGCATCGAGGGCCGCGCGCTGACCGGGGCCGAGTTCGCGGCGATGTCGGACGCGCAGCTCGAGGCGGAGGTCGGCGAGATCGGGGTCGTCGCGCGCGTGGCGCCCGAGGACAAGGTCCGCCTCGTCGACGTGCTCAAGCGCACGGGCGACGTGGTCGCCATGACGGGCGACGGCGTCAACGACGCGCCCGCCCTCACGCGTGCGGACATCGGCGTCGCCATGGGCATCACCGGCACCGAGGTGACCAAGGACGCCGCGGAGATGATCCTCACCGACGACAACTTCGCCACGATCGTGGCCGCCGTCGAGGGGGGTCGCGGGCTCTACGACAACCTCATGAAGTACATCCGCTTCCAGATGGTCGTGCTCGTCGGGTTCATCCTCACGTTCGTGGGCGCCGGGATCTTCACGATCGCGGGCGGCACGCCGCTCACGCCGCTGCAGATCCTCTGGGTTAACTTCGCGATCGACGTGCTGCTCGCGATCGGTCTCGGCTTCGACGCCGCGACGCCCGGCCTCATGCGCCGCCGCCCCCGGCCGCCGACCGAGCCGGTCATCGGGCGCGGGCTCGGGGTCCGGCTCGCCGTCGGCGGCGTGCTCATCGCCGTCGGCTCGCTCGTCGCCGTGGCGTGGGGCGAGGCCGACGCCGACCTGGCCGTCGCGACGACGATGGGCCTCACCGCGATGTCGCTCCTGCACGTCGTCGCCGCGCTCGAGTGGCGCGACCCGCGGGCCAGCATCCTGTCGTTCGAGACGCTCGCCAACGGCCGGTTCGTCGTGCTGCTCCTGGCGTCCCTGGGCCTGACGTTCCTCGTCACGACCCTCGACGGCCTCCAGCGGATCTTCGGCACGGTCGACCTCGACGGCGGTCAGTGGAGCGTGTGCGCGCTCGTCGCGCTCGCGTTCCTCGTCCTGGCCGAGCTCGGCAAGCTGGTGCTGCGGCAGGTCGACCGGCACCGGAGCACGCCCGCCGACGCGGGCGCGCCCGCCCGGGTCTCGCCCGCGCAGGTCTGAGGGCGGCGGCTCAGGACACGACGCCGAGCTCACGGCCTCGACGCACGGCGTCGCGGCGCGAGCTCACGCCGAGCTTGCGGTAGACGGACTTGAGGTGCGCCTTCACGGTGTTCACCGAGACGAAGAGGTCCTCGGCGATCTCGACGTTGCTGGCCATCGACGGCAGGACGGCGAGGATCGCGAGCTCCCGCTCGGTGAGGGGCTCGACGAGCGGGGCCGGCTCCGGTGCGCGGTCGGCCGGGTCGAGGTGGGCGCGCAGCCGCTCGGAGAGCGCGTCGTCGCGCGCGGCGACCGCGCGCGCCAGCGCCGGGCGCAGCTCGCGCACGACGACGGTGAGGAACGGGCGCGCGAGCCGCTCGACGGCGGCGAGGTCCAGGGCACGTGCCAACGGGACCTCGACGCGGCGGGTGCCCGCCCGCGCCAGGGCCGACGCCTCGACGAGTGCCGCCTCGACCCGCACGACGTCGTCCACCTCGTCCTCCCCCGCGTCCACGAGCCCCGCGACGGCGCGCAGCGCGGCCCCGGTCCGCCCCGTGACGAGCAGCTCGCGGGCGCCGCACACCGCGGCGACGGCGGCCGTGCCCAGCCCTTCCCGCCGGACGCGCACGGGGAGCGCCGGTTGAGTCCCGTCGTCGAGCAGGCGGACCGCCGCCGTCGCCCGGACCCACAGGTCGGCGAGCACCGGGGGCGTCACGACGGGCCCGAGCGCGCGGTCGGCGCCGACCAGTGCGTGGCGCGCGGCCCCGGCGTGCCCGCGGTCCGCCGCCACCAGGGCCTGGAGCAGCCGGACGGCCGCCTCGGACGCCGGCTCGCGTCCCCCGGCGTCGGCTGCCAGCGCGTGCGCAAGCTCCCGGTCGAGGGCGTCGTCCGACGCGCGCAGGTACAGCACCCAGGCCCGGGCCGCGTGGGCCGGGCGCACGTGGGCGTACCCGTCCCAGCCCCGGGGCTCGGCCTCCGCGACGACCGCGCGAGCGACCGCGTCGCCCTCGTCGAGCCGGCCCTCCGCGACCGCGAGGAGGGACATCGCCGCCCGAGCCCCGAGGACGAAGAGCTGGGGTGCCCGCCAGGCGCGGCCGGGAGGCGGCGCGAGCTCGAAGGCGGGCGTCGCCGGCTCGGGGCCTACCGAGCACCAGGCGAGGCCCGCGGCGCGGTGGGCTTGCGCGAGGCCTCGGTAGGTGTCGAGCGCGGGGAACGGGTACGGCGCCGCGTCCGCGGTCGCGAGGGCGGCGCCGGCCGCCGTCGCGAGGCCGCGCACGTCGCCCGTCGCGCGCGCGATCGAGGCGTCGAGCAGCTCCAGGAGCACGGCCGCGGCGGGCTGCTCGGCGGGGTCGAGGAGGTCGCGGGCCGTCGCGACGTGCCGACGAGCGGCGTCGAAGCGCTCGTCGACGTACGCCAGCGCGCCGGCACACAGGTGCAGCCGTGCGTCCACCCCGATCGTCGCGTAGGGCACGTGACGCAGGGTGTCCGCGACGGTCTCGCGGTGCGGGCCCGCGAGCTGGGCGGCCGCCCCCTCCACGAAGACCTCGCCCACGAGCGGCCAGTCCTCCGCGGCGGCGGCGTGCTCGAGGGCTCGCACCGCTTCGCCGTCGCGCGCGAACCAGCGCGCGGCTGCACGGTGCGCGTCGCGCAGCCGCACCGGGTCCTCGACCCGCAGCTGGCTCAGGAGCATCTCGCGCAGGAGCGGGTGGTACCGGTACCAGGTGCGGTTCTCACCCGCCGTCATGACGAAGCCGTCCGCCGCGGCGAGGCCCGGGAGCAGCCGGTCCGCCGGGGCCTCCGGGTCGAGCGCGGACGCGAGGTCGGGGCAGACGGCCGAGGCGACGCTGGTGCGGAGGAGGAAGCTCCGGGTCTCCGGCTCCTGCCGGTCGAGGACCTCGGCGAGGAGGAACTCCGCCGCCGAGCGGTCGGCGCGTGCGCGGCTCGCCGCGTCGTCGGCCTCGACCCACAGGCGGACCCCGACCGCCCAGCCGCCCGTCTCGTCGAGGACGCGCTGCGCACCGACCGTGGACAGCGGCCGCCCGTGGGCCGTGGCGAGCGTCGAGACGGCCGCGGCATCGAACGCGAGGTCGGCCGCACCGACCTCGGCGACCTCGCCCTGCGCGCGCAGCCGCTGGAGCCGCACCAGCGGGTCGACGCGCGTGAGCACGACGAGGTGGAGGGGCAGCGGGTAGCGCAGCATGTCGTCGACGGTCGCCGCGACGTCGGCGCGCGCCGCGTGGTGGAAGTCGTCCAGCACGAGCACGACCGGCTCGGGAAGCTGCTCGACGGCGGCGAGCACCCGCCGCAGGAGCGCGGGCGAGAGCCGCGGCGGGACGACGAGCGTCTCGAGCGGGTGCCCCGGAGGGACGACGCCCGCGGCGCGCAGCGCCGAGAGGACGTCGGCCCAGAACGCGGCCGGCTTGTCGTCGAACGGCTCCAGCGTCAGCCAGGCGACCCGCGGGCCGGTCGCGGCGCGCGCCCACCGAGCCACCGCGGTGGTCTTGCCCCAGCCGGGCCCGGCCGACACGAGCGTCAGGCGCCGCGCCACCGCGGCGGCCACGAGCGCCTCGACGGCGGGCCGCGGAACCGTGGAGGCGGGGAGCGCCGGGACCGAGGTCCGGGCACGCGTCGTCT
Protein-coding sequences here:
- a CDS encoding sensor histidine kinase produces the protein MPLPSPAPPAHGVADDVALTTHDVRRRGSVGRLVEEHPRVADAALAVGVVTLGLVTAVLGLATVEGSTSLGLFRPDEPVAQVVVAAWLAGAALGAALLLARRARPLVVTAALTALAVASLASAGVLGVLGVCLACAVHAVAATRPPRTAWLTCAAVLAVVTVALWWWQDIGLAEILLWSDPVVTPDGDPVRDLAEPPFSPGRRSASVSLLLALLLLGMATGSGARARRLHAEDLAERYRAMARDRDQSAALARAAERTRIAREMHDVVAHSVSVMVALSDGAGAALDRAPDRSREALRELSRTGREALTDMQRVLGALDPGDEEPVAPDGRPEPTATDLAAVVARFRAAGVPVTATGLDVPLPDDTSLRLAVVRVVQEALTNVLRHAPGTPTAEVEVRRGADVVEVEVRDAGGTRPGAGGGTGRGILGMRERAALLGGSVEAGPRPDGGWVVHVALPWPGPRDEPRDPPHDEDEGGLP
- a CDS encoding response regulator, yielding MTTVLLVDDQALLRMGFRLVIESEPDLEVVGEASDGRVALDQVAALAPDVVVMDVRMPGMDGIEATRRVVAEHPGTRVLVLTTFDVDEYAFAALRSGASGFLLKSARPHDLVEAIRTVAAGSSVVAPRVLRRMLDLFAPHLPAGEQPANDGLDPRLRSLTPRELDVLRRVAEGLSNAEIAERLVLSSTTVKTHVGNLLAKLGVRDRVQAVIVAYESGLVGSRS
- a CDS encoding cation-translocating P-type ATPase, which encodes MTAAQIPRQQVPPATGPWHTASTEAVCAALDVDPAVGLTTAQVGERRARYGPNALAEERKEKPWQAFLRQYRDLMQLVLVGAAVVSIIALGDVTTGVVVLGLTVLNALMGLHQEGKAAQSVAALQQMLVMTATVRRDGRQEQVPAEELVPGDVVGFEAGSKIPADGRLLVAASLEIEEAGLTGESTPVAKGVETVVADDAPLGDRTDMAYMNSQVTRGRGEMVVTATGMTTEVGRISGMLSGVEQDKTPLTRQLDRITVIITVMAAIALVVVVVLGLVRGEDFDSLFVVGISLAIAAIPTGLPAVVTMLLSLGTRRLAEEGAIVKRLKSVETLGSTSAICSDKTGTLTLNQMTARRLVLAGRRFSVDGEGYSTTGRILAAAGSTDVPLEPVALPLALASDAVVRDGECIGDPTEGAVVVLAAKAGLDVEETRAEHPRVAEVPFDAAYKFMATFHDIDGVLTCFVKGAPDVLLARSSRYLTADGGTAPLDDDARARVVAENDALAGEGMRVLAVARRTVGGDELSGELLDAVRDLELVALVGIVDPPRREARDAIAECRDAGIRVRMITGDHVTTAAAIAGQLGIEGRALTGAEFAAMSDAQLEAEVGEIGVVARVAPEDKVRLVDVLKRTGDVVAMTGDGVNDAPALTRADIGVAMGITGTEVTKDAAEMILTDDNFATIVAAVEGGRGLYDNLMKYIRFQMVVLVGFILTFVGAGIFTIAGGTPLTPLQILWVNFAIDVLLAIGLGFDAATPGLMRRRPRPPTEPVIGRGLGVRLAVGGVLIAVGSLVAVAWGEADADLAVATTMGLTAMSLLHVVAALEWRDPRASILSFETLANGRFVVLLLASLGLTFLVTTLDGLQRIFGTVDLDGGQWSVCALVALAFLVLAELGKLVLRQVDRHRSTPADAGAPARVSPAQV
- a CDS encoding LuxR C-terminal-related transcriptional regulator, with amino-acid sequence MTSVEPRAEQEDVALVADTFETTRARTSVPALPASTVPRPAVEALVAAAVARRLTLVSAGPGWGKTTAVARWARAATGPRVAWLTLEPFDDKPAAFWADVLSALRAAGVVPPGHPLETLVVPPRLSPALLRRVLAAVEQLPEPVVLVLDDFHHAARADVAATVDDMLRYPLPLHLVVLTRVDPLVRLQRLRAQGEVAEVGAADLAFDAAAVSTLATAHGRPLSTVGAQRVLDETGGWAVGVRLWVEADDAASRARADRSAAEFLLAEVLDRQEPETRSFLLRTSVASAVCPDLASALDPEAPADRLLPGLAAADGFVMTAGENRTWYRYHPLLREMLLSQLRVEDPVRLRDAHRAAARWFARDGEAVRALEHAAAAEDWPLVGEVFVEGAAAQLAGPHRETVADTLRHVPYATIGVDARLHLCAGALAYVDERFDAARRHVATARDLLDPAEQPAAAVLLELLDASIARATGDVRGLATAAGAALATADAAPYPFPALDTYRGLAQAHRAAGLAWCSVGPEPATPAFELAPPPGRAWRAPQLFVLGARAAMSLLAVAEGRLDEGDAVARAVVAEAEPRGWDGYAHVRPAHAARAWVLYLRASDDALDRELAHALAADAGGREPASEAAVRLLQALVAADRGHAGAARHALVGADRALGPVVTPPVLADLWVRATAAVRLLDDGTQPALPVRVRREGLGTAAVAAVCGARELLVTGRTGAALRAVAGLVDAGEDEVDDVVRVEAALVEASALARAGTRRVEVPLARALDLAAVERLARPFLTVVVRELRPALARAVAARDDALSERLRAHLDPADRAPEPAPLVEPLTERELAILAVLPSMASNVEIAEDLFVSVNTVKAHLKSVYRKLGVSSRRDAVRRGRELGVVS